A single genomic interval of Candidatus Desulfatibia profunda harbors:
- a CDS encoding dodecin domain-containing protein — MKESVYKIIEVVGSSEKSWTDAAKNAVEIAGKSLRDLRIAEVVSFDMKVEDGKVVAYRARVKISFKYET; from the coding sequence ATGAAAGAAAGCGTATACAAAATTATTGAAGTCGTTGGTTCAAGTGAGAAATCTTGGACGGATGCAGCCAAAAACGCTGTGGAGATAGCCGGCAAAAGCCTCAGGGATCTTAGAATCGCAGAGGTTGTCTCCTTTGACATGAAGGTCGAAGATGGGAAAGTCGTTGCATATCGCGCCAGGGTAAAAATTTCCTTTAAGTATGAAACCTAA
- a CDS encoding cyclic nucleotide-binding domain-containing protein, whose amino-acid sequence MVEVSDLKKFELFGVLSEKQLEKISKITDKKSYNKGAHIYEKGDRAKEMHVVLKGLVSLREINPGDEVGIAFESRERGEFFGAACFMEPQEYTLTAVCMENTEVMAVNAEKLFDLCEQDPGIGYQLMKKVAQIYFERYKVAKRQIYQMVKTPTVITALPG is encoded by the coding sequence ATGGTGGAAGTCAGCGATCTCAAAAAATTTGAATTATTTGGTGTGTTGTCGGAAAAGCAGCTCGAAAAAATTTCCAAGATTACGGACAAAAAGTCTTATAACAAAGGAGCCCATATCTACGAGAAAGGCGACAGGGCCAAAGAGATGCATGTGGTTCTCAAAGGCCTGGTCAGCTTAAGGGAAATTAATCCCGGCGATGAGGTGGGTATCGCTTTTGAAAGCAGAGAGCGGGGTGAATTTTTTGGGGCTGCATGTTTTATGGAACCACAGGAGTATACTCTGACGGCGGTGTGCATGGAGAACACCGAAGTTATGGCCGTCAATGCCGAGAAGCTTTTCGATCTTTGCGAGCAGGATCCCGGCATAGGATATCAATTGATGAAGAAAGTCGCGCAAATTTATTTTGAGCGATACAAAGTGGCCAAAAGGCAAATTTACCAAATGGTCAAAACCCCCACGGTTATTACAGCTTTACCGGGATAA
- a CDS encoding CBS domain-containing protein, producing the protein MLVRNWMSTPVITVNAEDYMQNATTLLKEHGIRMLPVMMGAKLVGIVTDRDIKRASASDATSLGMHEILYLRSNVKIKHVMTKAPITVPPDYTVEETAELLLKHKISGVPVVDSSGELVGIITQSDLFRLMVSLTGIGQKGIQFACEVKDRSGAIKEITDMIATFNGRIVSVLTTYETAPTGYRKVYLRAYQIDRQKLPELEKILKEKAKLLYIVDHGENTRTVYD; encoded by the coding sequence ATGTTAGTTAGAAACTGGATGAGCACGCCGGTCATCACCGTCAATGCCGAAGATTACATGCAAAATGCCACGACATTGTTAAAGGAGCACGGTATCCGCATGCTGCCGGTCATGATGGGTGCCAAGCTCGTTGGAATTGTCACGGACCGGGATATAAAAAGGGCGTCTGCTTCGGATGCAACCTCGCTGGGAATGCATGAGATTTTATATTTACGGTCAAATGTAAAAATTAAACACGTCATGACCAAAGCGCCGATAACGGTTCCTCCGGATTACACCGTGGAAGAAACCGCGGAGTTGCTCTTGAAGCATAAAATATCCGGGGTGCCGGTAGTCGACTCAAGCGGAGAACTCGTTGGGATCATTACCCAAAGCGATCTATTCCGGCTGATGGTTTCACTGACCGGCATCGGCCAAAAAGGGATCCAGTTTGCCTGCGAGGTTAAGGATCGGAGCGGAGCTATCAAAGAGATCACCGATATGATCGCAACATTTAACGGTCGCATCGTAAGTGTTTTGACTACCTATGAAACAGCACCGACCGGTTATCGCAAGGTTTATCTGCGCGCCTATCAAATCGATCGGCAGAAACTGCCGGAGCTTGAAAAGATCCTGAAAGAAAAAGCCAAGCTGCTTTATATAGTGGACCACGGTGAAAACACCAGAACGGTTTATGATTGA